The proteins below come from a single Bactrocera dorsalis isolate Fly_Bdor chromosome 5, ASM2337382v1, whole genome shotgun sequence genomic window:
- the LOC105231395 gene encoding serine protease 1-like isoform X2, with product MKVFIALVLSLAVASAYIVPDHSAINEDVDNAFEKPAFIEDLPTSPVLSGRITNGNKAATGQFPYQAGLSLTRSTGNYWCGGSLIGSTWVLTAAHCSDQVTQVIVYLGSTTRTASKVKYTVTSSSIYQHTGYDSKTLANDITLIKIPAVTYTSEISAIKLPSISSSYATYAGSYAIASGWGRTSDTSSTSSSLNYARLPIIANSVCSATYGTKVVTANTICISTPSGTSTCQGDSGGPLALESDGVLVGVTSFVSSSGCQSGAPAGFIRVTSYLNWIKERTGISY from the exons ATGAAG GTCTTCATCGCACTCGTTCTATCCTTGGCTGTTGCCTCGGCTTACATCGTTCCCGATCATTCGGCAATCAATGAAGATGTGGACAATGCTTTTGAGAAGCCTGCTTTCATAGAGGATTTGCCAACATCACCAGTTCTATCAGGACGTATTACCAACGGCAACAAAGCTGCGACTGGACAATTTCCTTATCAAGCAGGTTTGTCGCTAACTCGCAGCACAGGCAATTATTGGTGCGGTGGTTCCCTCATCGGCTCCACTTGGGTTTTAACAGCAGCTCACTGCTCTGACCA AGTTACCCAGGTGATCGTCTATTTGGGCAGCACCACACGTACCGCATCTAAAGTCAAGTACACCGTTACCTCCAGCTCTATATACCAGCACACCGGCTATGACTCCAAAACTCTTGCCAATGACATTACATTGATTAAGATCCCTGCTGTGACTTACACCAGCGAAATATCCGCCATTAAATTGCCTTCGATCTCTTCATCGTACGCCACCTACGCTGGCAGCTATGCTATTGCTTCAGGCTGGGGCCGCACCAGCGACA CGTCTTCGACTTCTTCATCTTTGAATTACGCCCGCCTTCCGATCATAGCTAATTCGGTCTGTTCTGCTACTTATGGCACTAAAGTTGTAACAGCCAACACCATCTGTATATCTACCCCCAGTGGTACGTCCACCTGCCAAGGTGATTCTGGTGGTCCATTGGCTTTGGAATCCGATGGTGTGCTTGTCGGCGTTACTTCGTTCGTATCCAGTTCCGGTTGCCAATCTGGCGCTCCAGCTGGTTTCATTCGTGTTACTAGCTACCTCAATTGGATTAAAGAGAGAACTGGCATCTCTTACTAA
- the LOC105231395 gene encoding serine protease 1-like isoform X1, with translation MKVFIALVLSLAVASAYIVPDQSSVNEAVDNAFEKPAFIEDLPTSPVLSGRITNGNKAATGQFPYQAGLSLTRSTGNYWCGGSLIGSTWVLTAAHCSDQVTQVIVYLGSTTRTASKVKYTVTSSSIYQHTGYDSKTLANDITLIKIPAVTYTSEISAIKLPSISSSYATYAGSYAIASGWGRTSDTSSTSSSLNYARLPIIANSVCSATYGTKVVTANTICVSTPSSTSTCQGDSGGPLALESDGVLVGVTSFVSSSGCQSGAPAGFIRVTSYLNWIKERTGISY, from the exons ATGAAGGTCTTCATCGCACTGGTTTTATCCTTGGCTGTTGCCTCGGCTTACATCGTTCCCGATCAGTCGTCTGTCAATGAAGCTGTGGACAATGCTTTTGAGAAGCCTGCTTTCATAGAGGATTTGCCAACATCACCAGTTTTATCCGGACGTATTACCAACGGTAACAAAGCTGCGACTGGACAATTTCCTTATCAAGCCGGTTTGTCGCTAACTCGCAGCACAGGCAATTATTGGTGTGGTGGTTCCCTCATCGGCTCCACTTGGGTTTTAACAGCAGCTCACTGCTCTGACCA agttaCCCAGGTGATCGTCTATTTGGGCAGCACTACACGTACCGCATCTAAAGTCAAGTACACCGTTACCTCCAGCTCTATCTACCAGCACACCGGCTATGACTCCAAAACTCTTGCCAATGACATTACATTGATTAAGATCCCTGCTGTGACTTACACCAGCGAAATTTCCGCCATTAAATTGCCTTCGATCTCTTCATCGTACGCCACCTACGCTGGCAGCTATGCTATTGCTTCAGGCTGGGGCCGCACCAGCGACA CGTCTTCGACTTCTTCATCTTTGAATTACGCCCGCCTTCCGATCATAGCTAATTCGGTCTGTTCTGCTACTTATGGCACTAAAGTTGTAACGGCCAACACCATCTGTGTGTCCACTCCTAGTAGTACGTCCACCTGCCAAG GTGATTCTGGTGGTCCATTGGCTTTGGAATCCGATGGTGTGCTTGTCGGCGTTACTTCGTTCGTATCCAGTTCCGGTTGCCAATCTGGCGCTCCAGCTGGTTTCATTCGTGTTACTAGCTACCTCAATTGGATTAAAGAGAGAACTGGCATCTCTTACTAA
- the LOC125778792 gene encoding serine protease 1-like, producing the protein MKLLIVFALAVAAASATPVYEKTAFIEDLPESPVLGGRITNGDYAWDGLVPYQAGLLLSKNSGNYWCGGSLIGSNWVLTAAHCTDGAHTITVYLGSVVRSNGNQYATTIHSNDIHQHPNYNSNTLDNDVTLLWIHSVSFSGNIQAIRLPSFNQYSNYEGQWATASGWGGTSGNNQDHLQYVTVQVISNSECASVYGSSTVTDNTICVSTNGGRSTCGGDSGGPLAVDNNQVLIGVTSFVAAAGCTAGLPSGFQRVSRHLDWIRGVTGIAYY; encoded by the exons ATGAAGttgcttattgtttttgctcTCGCTGTGGCTGCAGCCTCTGCAACTCCGGTCTacgaaaagaccgctttcatcGAGGACTTACCCGAGTCTCCAGTCTTGGGTGGACGCATCACCAATGGTGATTACGCTTGGGATGGTTTGGTTCCCTACCAAGCTGGTTTACTTCTATCGAAGAATTCAGGCAATTACTGGTGTGGTGGTTCCTTGATTGGCTCAAACTGGGTTCTGACTGCCGCTCACTGCACAGATGG CGCTCACACCATCACCGTCTACTTGGGTAGCGTTGTGCGTTCCAATGGCAACCAATATGCAACCACCATCCACTCCAACGATATCCACCAGCACCCCAATTACAACTCTAATACTCTGGATAACGACGTCACTCTCCTGTGGATTCACTCAGTTTCTTTCTCTGGCAACATTCAAGCCATCAGACTGCCATCTTTCAACCAATACAGCAATTACGAGGGTCAGTGGGCTACCGCATCTGGCTGGGGTGGCACTTCAGGCAACAACCAAGACCATTTGCAATACGTCACTGTTCAGGTGATTTCCAACAGTGAATGCGCTAGCGTCTATGGCAGCAGCACTGTCACCGACAACACCATCTGTGTTTCCACAAACGGCGGACGTTCAACTTGCGGTGGTGACTCTGGTGGCCCATTGGCTGTGGACAACAACCAAGTGTTGATTGGTGTGACTTCATTCGTTGCTGCCGCTGGTTGCACCGCTGGTCTGCCATCTGGTTTCCAACGTGTCAGTCGCCATTTGGACTGGATCCGTGGTGTCACCGGTATCGCATACTATTAA
- the LOC105231397 gene encoding brachyurin codes for MKLVLALVVCIFGSVIASTDKVDWTNVPPLHVDPKLPYHPRMNLDGPTGRITNGQVAAEKQFPYQVGLRLYISGGAAWCGGSLISDRWVLTAAHCTDSLTTGVDVYLGAWDISDATEKSQQIIFVSAKNVIVHEDWVSSTITNDISLIKLPVPIEFNEYIQPIALPKKAASYDSYVDQAVIASGWGKITDSATSVTDILRWIEVPVLSNTACNRWFLGSVKSTNICIKTTGGTSTCNGDSGGPLVYNDGESTVLVGATSFGIALGCEVGWPGVFTRITSYLDWIEEKTGVAYY; via the exons ATGAAGCTAGTACTTGCCTTAGTTGTCTGCATTTTTGGCAGCGTGATTGCTTCCACCGATAAAGTGGATTGGACCAATGTACCACCATTGCATGTGGATCCTAAACTCCCATATCATCCACGCATGAACCTCGATGGACCCACCGGACGTATTACCAACGGTCAAGTAGCTGCTGAAAAACAATTCCCCTATCAAGTCGGTTTGAGATTGTACATCTCCGGTGGTGCTGCATGGTGTGGTGGCAGTTTGATCTCTGATCGTTGGGTTCTGACCGCTGCGCATTGCACAGATTCTTT GACTACTGGCGTTGATGTGTATTTGGGTGCTTGGGATATCTCAGACGCTACCGAAAAAAGCCAACAGATCATTTTCGTTTCTGCAAAGAATGTAATTGTACATGAAGATTGGGTTAGCTCCACGATTACCAATGATATTTCACTCATTAAACTGCCAGTTCCAATTGAATTCAACG aatacaTTCAACCAATTGCCTTGCCCAAAAAGGCAGCCAGCTACGACAGCTATGTTGACCAGGCAGTGATCGCCTCTGGATGGGGAAAGATTACTGATT cTGCTACGTCAGTCACCGACATCTTGCGTTGGATTGAAGTGCCAGTACTCTCAAATACAGCATGCAACCGTTGGTTCCTTGGTTCCGTTAAATCTACAAACATTTGCATTAAGACAACTGGCGGTACCTCAACTTGCAACGGCGATTCCGGCGGCCCATTGGTGTACAATGATGGTGAGAGCACTGTTTTGGTTGGTGCCACTTCCTTCGGCATTGCTTTGGGTTGTGAGGTTGGCTGGCCAGGTGTGTTCACTCGCATCACATCCTACTTGGATTGGATCGAAGAAAAGACCGGTGTTGCATACTactaa
- the LOC125778791 gene encoding serine protease 1-like isoform X1, with protein sequence MKFLIVLALAVAAASATPVYEKTAFIEDLPESPVLGGRITNGDYAWDGLVPYQAGLLLSKNSGNYWCGGSLIGSNWVLTAAHCTDGAHTITVYLGSVVRSNGNQYATTIHSNDIHQHPNYNSNTLDNDVTLLWIHSVSFSGNIQAIRLPSFNQYSNYEGQWATASGWGGTSGNNQDHLQYVSVQVISNSECASVYGSSTVTDNTICVSTNGGRSTCGGDSGGPLAVDNNQVLIGVTSFVAAAGCTAGLPSGFQRVSRHLDWIRGVTGIAYY encoded by the exons ATGAAGTTCCTAATTGTTTTAGCTCTCGCTGTGGCTGCAGCCTCTGCAACTCCGGTCTacgaaaagaccgctttcatcGAGGACTTACCCGAGTCTCCAGTCTTGGGTGGACGCATCACCAATGGTGATTACGCTTGGGATGGTTTGGTTCCTTATCAAGCTGGCTTACTTCTATCGAAGAATTCAGGCAATTACTGGTGTGGTGGTTCCTTGATTGGCTCAAACTGGGTTCTGACTGCCGCTCACTGCACAGATGG CGCTCACACCATCACCGTCTACTTGGGTAGCGTTGTGCGTTCCAATGGCAACCAATATGCAACCACCATCCACTCCAACGATATCCACCAGCACCCCAATTACAACTCTAATACTCTGGATAACGACGTCACTCTCCTGTGGATCCACTCCGTTTCTTTCTCTGGCAACATTCAAGCCATCAGACTGCCATCTTTCAACCAATACAGCAACTATGAGGGACAATGGGCTACCGCATCTGGCTGGGGTGGCACTTCAGGCAACAACCAAGACCATTTGCAATACGTCAGTGTTCAGGTGATCTCCAACAGTGAATGCGCTAGCGTCTATGGCAGCAGCACTGTCACCGACAACACCATCTGTGTTTCCACAAACGGCGGACGTTCAACTTGCGGTGGTGACTCTGGTGGCCCATTGGCTGTGGACAACAACCAAGTGTTGATTGGTGTGACTTCATTCGTTGCTGCCGCCGGTTGCACCGCTGGTCTGCCATCTGGTTTCCAACGTGTCAGTCGCCATTTGGACTGGATCCGTGGTGTCACCGGTATCGCATACTACTAA
- the LOC105231477 gene encoding brachyurin, which yields MISHTNKVPMLQMLLLTCLVERYTATSWRQVKPMYLLSMYEPSDDYSSEPLVLSLETDADAEDDMRLQRTPAMDRIFGGSVAKRHSFPYQVGLLLQRPKGLYWCGGALISDEYVLTAAHCVDMAKRALVFLGAHEIKNADEMGQVRIMVKRNSFIIYPSWNPRRLKDDIALVRLPVPIEFNDRIQPIPLPRRSYEYQDFENKLAIASGWGRYAMGAHAISNVLRYVRLRIIDGWTCKRSFPLSYHSTNICTSGKYARSTCNGDSGGPLVVRRKHTKKRILVGLTSFGSIYGCNLGYPAAFTKVASYLDWINDETGIELWHESSNAIVFKKMLKDYERKQRRYKYPKEDSTMEDEEDWNDSTEQIPEFTPARLNRPSRVGRTSYTLRPPRQRVRYAPPRSYRKYIFL from the exons ATGATTTCACACACCAACAAAGTGCCAATGCTTCAAATGCTGCTGCTAACGTGCCTAGTGGAGCGCTACACCGCCACCAGTTGGCGGCAAGTGAAACCAATGTATCTGCTATCCATGTACGAGCCGTCCGATGATTATTCTAGTGAGCCGTTGGTTTTAAGTTTAGAAACAGACGCCGACGCAGAAGACGACATGCGGTTGCAACGCACGCCTGCGATGGATCGTATTTTTGGCGGCAGCGTTGCCAAGCGTCACAGCTTTCCATATCAAGTCggtttgttgttgcagcggcCGAAGGGGCTGTACTGGTGTGGTGGTGCGTTGATTTCGGATGAATATGTCTTGACTGCGGCACATTGCGTTGATAT GGCTAAGCGTGCTTTAGTGTTTCTTGGTGCGCATGAGATTAAAAACGCCGACGAAATGGGCCAAGTGCGCATTATGGTTAAGCGTAATAGTTTCATCATATACCCATCGTGGAATCCGCGACGTCTCAAAGATGACATCGCTTTGGTGCGCTTGCCAGTGCCGATCGAATTtaatg ACCGCATACAGCCGATTCCATTGCCGCGTCGCAGTTATGAGTACCAagactttgaaaataaattagccATCGCTTCCGGCTGGGGACGCTACGCGATGGGCGCGCATGCTATAAGCAACGTGCTACGTTATGTGAGGCTGCGCATAATCGACGGTTGGACCTGCAAACGCAGTTTCCCGCTCTCATATCACAGCACTAATATCTGCACGAGCGGTAAGTATGCGCGTTCCACATGCAACGGCGATTCTGGCGGTCCACTGGTTGTACGACGCAAACATACGAAAAAACGTATACTCGTCGGTCTCACCTCATTCGGCAGTATATATGGCTGCAATCTCGGCTATCCGGCGGCATTTACGAAAGTCGCTTCATACCTGGACTGGATTAATGATGAAACCGGCATTGAGTTGTGGCATGAATCATCGAACGCGATTGTTttcaagaaaatgttaaaagatTACGAACGAAAGCAACGCCGATACAAATACCCAAAGGAGGACTCAACGATGGAAGATGAGGAAGACTGGAATGACAGCACAGAACAGATACCCGAATTTACACCAGCACGCCTGAATCGCCCATCCAGGGTTGGCCGCACGTCGTATACTTTAAGACCGCCAAGGCAAAGAGTGCGTTATGCGCCGCCAAGAAGttatcgaaaatatattttcttgtgA
- the LOC105231395 gene encoding serine protease 1-like isoform X4: MKVFIALVLSLAVASAYIVPDQSSVNEAVDNAFEKPAFIEDLPTSPVLSGRITNGNKAATGQFPYQAGLSLTRSTGNYWCGGSLIGSTWVLTAAHCSDQVTQVIVYLGSTTRTASKVKYTVTSSSIYQHTGYDSKTLANDITLIKIPAVTYTSEISAIKLPSISSSYATYAGSYAIASGWGRTSDTSSTSSSLNYARLPIIANSVCSATYGTKVVTANTICISTPSGTSTCQGDSGGPLALESDGVLVGVTSFVSSSGCQSGAPAGFIRVTSYLNWIKERTGISY, from the exons ATGAAGGTCTTCATCGCACTGGTTTTATCCTTGGCTGTTGCCTCGGCTTACATCGTTCCCGATCAGTCGTCTGTCAATGAAGCTGTGGACAATGCTTTTGAGAAGCCTGCTTTCATAGAGGATTTGCCAACATCACCAGTTTTATCCGGACGTATTACCAACGGTAACAAAGCTGCGACTGGACAATTTCCTTATCAAGCCGGTTTGTCGCTAACTCGCAGCACAGGCAATTATTGGTGTGGTGGTTCCCTCATCGGCTCCACTTGGGTTTTAACAGCAGCTCACTGCTCTGACCA AGTTACCCAGGTGATCGTCTATTTGGGCAGCACCACACGTACCGCATCTAAAGTCAAGTACACCGTTACCTCCAGCTCTATATACCAGCACACCGGCTATGACTCCAAAACTCTTGCCAATGACATTACATTGATTAAGATCCCTGCTGTGACTTACACCAGCGAAATATCCGCCATTAAATTGCCTTCGATCTCTTCATCGTACGCCACCTACGCTGGCAGCTATGCTATTGCTTCAGGCTGGGGCCGCACCAGCGACA CGTCTTCGACTTCTTCATCTTTGAATTACGCCCGCCTTCCGATCATAGCTAATTCGGTCTGTTCTGCTACTTATGGCACTAAAGTTGTAACAGCCAACACCATCTGTATATCTACCCCCAGTGGTACGTCCACCTGCCAAGGTGATTCTGGTGGTCCATTGGCTTTGGAATCCGATGGTGTGCTTGTCGGCGTTACTTCGTTCGTATCCAGTTCCGGTTGCCAATCTGGCGCTCCAGCTGGTTTCATTCGTGTTACTAGCTACCTCAATTGGATTAAAGAGAGAACTGGCATCTCTTACTAA
- the LOC125778793 gene encoding serine protease 1-like translates to MKFLIVLALAVAAASATPVYEKTAFIEDLPESPVLGGRITNGDYAWDGLVPYQAGLLLSKNSGNYWCGGSLIGSNWVLTAAHCTDGAHTITVYLGSVVRSNGNQYATTIHSNDIHQHPNYNSNTLDNDVTLLWIHSVSFSGNIQAIRLPSFNQYSNYEGQWATASGWGGTSGNNQDHLQYVSVQVISNSECASVYGSSTVTDNTICVSTNGGRSTCGGDSGGPLAVDNNQVLIGVTSFVAAAGCTAGLPSGFQRVSRHLDWIRGVTGIAYY, encoded by the exons ATGAAGTTCCTAATTGTTTTAGCTCTCGCTGTGGCTGCAGCCTCTGCAACTCCGGTCTacgaaaagaccgctttcatcGAGGACTTACCCGAGTCTCCAGTCTTGGGTGGACGCATCACCAATGGTGATTACGCTTGGGATGGTTTGGTTCCTTATCAAGCTGGCTTACTTCTATCGAAGAATTCAGGCAATTACTGGTGTGGTGGTTCCTTGATTGGCTCAAACTGGGTTCTGACTGCCGCTCACTGCACAGATGG CGCTCACACCATCACCGTCTACTTGGGTAGCGTTGTGCGTTCCAATGGCAACCAATATGCAACCACCATCCACTCCAACGATATCCACCAGCACCCCAATTACAACTCTAATACTCTGGATAACGACGTCACTCTCCTGTGGATCCACTCTGTTTCCTTCTCTGGCAACATTCAAGCCATCAGACTGCCATCTTTCAACCAATACAGCAACTATGAGGGACAATGGGCTACCGCATCTGGCTGGGGTGGCACTTCAGGCAACAACCAAGACCATTTGCAATACGTCAGTGTTCAGGTGATCTCCAACAGCGAATGCGCTAGCGTCTATGGCAGCAGCACTGTCACCGACAACACCATCTGTGTTTCCACAAACGGCGGACGTTCAACTTGCGGTGGTGACTCTGGTGGCCCATTGGCTGTGGACAACAACCAAGTGTTGATTGGTGTGACTTCATTCGTTGCTGCCGCCGGTTGCACCGCTGGTCTGCCATCTGGTTTCCAACGTGTCAGCCGTCATTTGGACTGGATCCGTGGTGTCACCGGTATTGCATACTACTAA
- the LOC105231396 gene encoding protein tantalus — protein MERILSGIAKINFQQNCEDILVESRLGNMADQLQEMSRTVDTNDECKKNDNTAESDIESDLNSSGETNLFGDDDADSSSSTSKAGGSFSQRRNLPRRACKENSLKLKRRSIAKPKRHSSSMTCDFSMLRPADIRKIYCNKKLKNFRPTCLETIFEDPQPEPRRGNDAVAACNSALRLIGLRKIRRSLSCSDGLNTNKALIKQRRAKIKKAFGRRSACKKISLHDFIDRLNKSFGDEADVEDADLETDDNNPQDVSMEAEMCAVPTDSSLSAEKTPIKTDFAMQLETDLVDTNEYSNTKVERESLYLMSNNCGTLSYSSDTTDTSLSTA, from the exons atgGAACGCATTCTTTCTGGTAtagcgaaaataaattttcaacaaaattgtgaagatattttggtTGAAAGTCG TTTGGGTAACATGGCCGATCAATTGCAAGAGATGTCCAGAACCGTAGATACAAACGATGAGTGTAAGAAGAACGATAATACCGCAGAGAGTGATATAGAATCCGATTTGAATAGTTCCGGCGAAACCAATTTATTTGGTGATGATGATGCagatagcagcagcagcaccagcaAAGCCGGTGGCAGTTTCTCACAGCGTCGCAATTTACCGCGTCGTGCTTGTaaagaaaatagtttaaaacTAAAACGGCGTTCGATTGCGAAACCAAAACGCCACAGCTCCTCAATGACATGTGATTTCTCTATGCTCCGTCCAGCTGATATACGTAAAATTTACtgcaataaaaaactgaaaaatttccGACCTACTTGCTTGGAGACAATCTTTGAAGATCCACAGCCTGAGCCGCGCCGCGGCAATGATGCGGTTGCAGCCTGCAATAGTGCATTACGTTTAATTGGTTTGCGTAAAATACGACGTTCGCTATCCTGTTCAGATGGTTTGAATACCAATAAAGCTTTAATAAAACAGAGACgtgctaaaataaaaaaagcatttGGTCGACGAAGTGCTTGCAAAAAGATATCATTACATGATTTCATCGATCGTTTGAATAAAAGTTTCGGCGACGAAGCCGACGTTGAAGATGCCGATCTGGAGACTGACGACAATAATCCACAGGATGTGTCAATGGAGGCAGAAATGTGCGCTGTACCGACAGATTCTTCGCTGTCTGCAGAAAAGACACCAATAAAGACTGATTTCGCAATGCAATTAGAAACGGATTTGGTTGATACAAATGAATATAGCAATACAAAGGTGGAGAGAGAGTCGTTATATCTTATGTCAAATAATTGTGGAACTCTGTCATATTCTTCAGATACAACAGATACTAGTTTGAGTACTGCATAA
- the LOC105231395 gene encoding serine protease 1-like isoform X3, translated as MKVFIALVLSLAVASAYIVPDQSSVNEAVDNAFEKPAFIEDLPTSPVLSGRITNGNKAATGQFPYQAGLSLTRSTGNYWCGGSLIGSTWVLTAAHCSDQVTQVIVYLGSTTRTASKVKYTVTSSSIYQHTGYDSKTLANDITLIKIPAVTYTSEISAIKLPSISSSYATYAGSYAIASGWGRTSDTSSTSSSLNYARLPIIANSVCSATYGTKVVTANTICISTPSGTSTCQGDSGGPLALESDGVLVGVTSFVSSSGCQSGAPAGFIRVTSYLNWIKERTGISY; from the exons ATGAAGGTCTTCATCGCACTGGTTTTATCCTTGGCTGTTGCCTCGGCTTACATCGTTCCCGATCAGTCGTCTGTCAATGAAGCTGTGGACAATGCTTTTGAGAAGCCTGCTTTCATAGAGGATTTGCCAACATCACCAGTTTTATCCGGACGTATTACCAACGGTAACAAAGCTGCGACTGGACAATTTCCTTATCAAGCCG GTTTGTCGCTAACTCGCAGCACAGGCAATTATTGGTGCGGTGGTTCCCTCATCGGCTCCACTTGGGTTTTAACAGCAGCTCACTGCTCTGACCA AGTTACCCAGGTGATCGTCTATTTGGGCAGCACCACACGTACCGCATCTAAAGTCAAGTACACCGTTACCTCCAGCTCTATATACCAGCACACCGGCTATGACTCCAAAACTCTTGCCAATGACATTACATTGATTAAGATCCCTGCTGTGACTTACACCAGCGAAATATCCGCCATTAAATTGCCTTCGATCTCTTCATCGTACGCCACCTACGCTGGCAGCTATGCTATTGCTTCAGGCTGGGGCCGCACCAGCGACA CGTCTTCGACTTCTTCATCTTTGAATTACGCCCGCCTTCCGATCATAGCTAATTCGGTCTGTTCTGCTACTTATGGCACTAAAGTTGTAACAGCCAACACCATCTGTATATCTACCCCCAGTGGTACGTCCACCTGCCAAGGTGATTCTGGTGGTCCATTGGCTTTGGAATCCGATGGTGTGCTTGTCGGCGTTACTTCGTTCGTATCCAGTTCCGGTTGCCAATCTGGCGCTCCAGCTGGTTTCATTCGTGTTACTAGCTACCTCAATTGGATTAAAGAGAGAACTGGCATCTCTTACTAA